Proteins encoded in a region of the Pelobates fuscus isolate aPelFus1 chromosome 11, aPelFus1.pri, whole genome shotgun sequence genome:
- the LOC134576780 gene encoding galactoside alpha-(1,2)-fucosyltransferase 2-like — translation MMTVNVAGRLGNLLGEYATLYGLARLNGYQAYIFPRMHDQLSKIFKIRLPVLNQEVANRIKWKDYRLHNWMSPEYRNFQGDYVRLTGYPCSWTFYHFLKDEILREFSFHEWIKEESYAYLANVRGNKKNVTFVGVHVRRGDYVKILPNNKAVVADKGYLQKAMDYFRNKYQNPIFVVTSNGMDWCKQNINNSLGDVNFAGDGREGSPARDFALLAHCNHTIMTIGTFGNWVGYLVGGETVYLANYTLPDSNILGRLKFEAFFRPEWIGIPADLSPLLKKGNPGKGVL, via the coding sequence ATGATGACTGTAAATGTTGCTGGACGCCTAGGGAATTTACTTGGGGAGTATGCTACGCTCTATGGCCTTGCAAGACTTAATGGTTACCAAGCCTACATCTTTCCAAGAATGCATGACCAGTTATCCAAAATCTTTAAAATTCGACTCCCCGTTCTTAACCAGGAAGTTGCTAATCGTATCAAATGGAAGGATTACAGACTTCATAATTGGATGTCTCCAGAGTACAGGAATTTCCAAGGAGACTATGTGAGACTAACTGGTTATCCCTGCTCCTGgacattttatcattttttaaaggATGAGATTCTAAGAGAATTCAGTTTTCATGAATGGATTAAGGAGGAGAGCTACGCTTATCTTGCTAATGTGCGAGGTAATAAGAAAAATGTTACCTTTGTTGGGGTGCACGTCCGCAGAGGAGATTATGTAAAAATTCTGCCAAACAATAAAGCAGTTGTTGCTGATAAGGGATATTTACAGAAAGCAATGgactattttagaaataaataccaAAACCCAATATTTGTGGTGACCAGTAACGGCATGGACTGGTGCAAGCAGAATATAAACAATTCCCTGGGTGATGTCAACTTTGCTGGAGACGGTAGAGAAGGTTCTCCAGCCCGAGACTTTGCCCTGCTGGCACACTGTAACCACACTATTATGACTATAGGAACGTTTGGGAATTGGGTTGGGTACCTGGTGGGAGGTGAGACTGTCTACCTGGCAAATTATACCTTACCTGACTCTAATATCCTTGGACGTTTAAAATTTGAGGCCTTTTTTCGACCTGAATGGATTGGAATTCCAGCAGACCTCTCTCCACTTCTGAAAAAAGGCAACCCAGGCAAGGGGGTGTTATAG